Proteins encoded by one window of Gordonia jinghuaiqii:
- the cydC gene encoding thiol reductant ABC exporter subunit CydC, whose translation MRDDPLVRALGFLGLRGRPVAKALMLGVGGALSALGLAALSAWLITRAWQMPPVLYLSVAITAVRALGISRGVFRYLERLATHDLALHAMATCRERLYTALATGSPAYSVTLRRGDLLTRTGDDIDEIGNALIRGLIPIGVGVTTAVAAVVVMALVSVPAALVLAVALIVSGCLAPWLAARGGAQTVRDGARAATDSAEASTAALWHASELVVARRRSAVLAAAAEADRRHLDATDRGIRWQASAAAATPIAMGVSLLAACVIAIQLASENAGSLAGVASGEGLTPMILGVLVLLPLSAFESTAPLTEAGLQIERSRQSAARVMALVDGARADGVAVPDVEVHDSPVRLSTAGLRWGREDRGILGPQTGVDLDLRPGSRLAVVGPSGVGKSTLLLTLAGLLPPMAGGIVCVDDADDSDVELRSAGCYFAEEAHIFSTSVRENLRVARGNASDEQITDALAAVGLGPWAATLPDGLDTTIAGGADAVSGGQRRRLLLARALLHPAPVVLLDEPTEHLDADDAELLLRRLLGIDDDLFGPDRIVVVVTHQPPAELDPANVLDLTGAETRSV comes from the coding sequence ATGCGCGATGACCCACTCGTACGGGCGCTGGGCTTCCTCGGACTGCGTGGACGGCCGGTTGCGAAGGCACTGATGCTCGGGGTCGGCGGGGCGTTGTCGGCCCTCGGTCTGGCCGCGCTGTCCGCATGGCTGATCACCCGTGCGTGGCAGATGCCGCCCGTGCTCTACCTGTCGGTCGCGATCACCGCGGTTCGGGCGCTGGGGATCTCACGCGGCGTGTTCCGCTACCTCGAACGGCTGGCCACCCACGATCTCGCACTACATGCGATGGCCACCTGCCGCGAACGGTTGTACACCGCTCTCGCGACCGGTTCGCCGGCCTATTCGGTGACCCTGCGCCGGGGCGACCTGCTCACCCGTACCGGCGACGACATCGACGAGATCGGCAACGCGCTCATCCGCGGACTGATCCCGATCGGTGTCGGCGTGACCACCGCGGTGGCCGCGGTGGTGGTGATGGCACTGGTGTCGGTGCCGGCAGCGCTGGTGCTCGCCGTCGCGTTGATCGTCAGCGGTTGCCTCGCGCCGTGGCTGGCCGCCCGCGGTGGGGCACAGACCGTCCGCGACGGGGCACGCGCCGCGACCGACTCCGCGGAGGCGTCGACCGCGGCGCTGTGGCACGCCTCCGAACTCGTCGTCGCACGCCGTCGGTCCGCGGTGCTGGCTGCGGCCGCGGAGGCGGACCGCAGGCACCTCGACGCCACCGATCGCGGGATCCGATGGCAGGCATCCGCGGCTGCCGCCACCCCCATCGCGATGGGCGTCTCGCTACTCGCCGCATGTGTGATCGCCATCCAGCTCGCATCCGAGAACGCCGGTTCGCTCGCCGGGGTGGCGTCGGGAGAGGGACTGACCCCGATGATCCTGGGTGTGCTCGTCCTCCTGCCCCTGTCGGCCTTCGAGTCCACCGCACCGCTCACCGAGGCGGGCCTGCAGATCGAACGCAGCCGCCAGAGCGCAGCCAGGGTGATGGCGCTCGTCGACGGCGCGCGTGCCGACGGTGTCGCCGTCCCCGACGTGGAGGTACACGATTCGCCGGTGCGGCTGTCGACGGCCGGTCTGCGGTGGGGTCGAGAGGACCGCGGGATCCTGGGTCCGCAGACCGGCGTCGACCTGGATCTGCGTCCCGGTTCGCGACTTGCGGTGGTGGGGCCCAGCGGCGTCGGCAAGTCGACGCTGCTGCTCACCCTCGCCGGGTTGCTCCCGCCGATGGCGGGCGGGATCGTCTGCGTCGACGACGCCGATGACTCAGACGTCGAGTTACGTTCGGCGGGTTGCTATTTCGCCGAGGAAGCGCACATCTTCTCGACGTCGGTCCGGGAGAATCTGCGAGTGGCACGCGGAAACGCCTCCGACGAACAGATCACGGACGCGCTGGCCGCCGTCGGACTCGGCCCCTGGGCCGCAACACTTCCCGACGGATTGGACACCACCATCGCCGGCGGTGCCGACGCCGTCAGCGGCGGCCAGCGTCGACGATTGTTGCTGGCGCGAGCACTGCTCCACCCGGCGCCGGTCGTTCTGCTCGACGAACCGACCGAACACCTCGACGCCGACGACGCCGAGCTCCTGCTCCGCCGTCTCCTCGGTATCGACGACGATCTGTTCGGACCCG
- the cydB gene encoding cytochrome d ubiquinol oxidase subunit II: protein MGLPEIWFLIIAVLFVGYFVLEGFDYGVGMLMPVLGRSHTGGDEKVSPDEPAADPDTRRRVLLNTIGPVWDGNEVWLITAGGALFAAFGGWYATMFSAFYFPLFLILIGLITRVCAIEWRGKIDNPRWRMWCDVGIGLGSWIPAILWGVAFANVIRGLPIDADAQYTGGFFNLLNPYALLGGLTTLLAFLTHGAVFLSLKTGGVLREDSMRYASRLAIPTLVVAASFLLWTQFAYGSTWTWIPVLIAAVAALVMVAATQMRREGMAFAATSIAIAATVAALFGSLFPEVLPSTTDPAFDLTIDNTSSSHYTLVVMTWAAVLVTPVVIGYQAWTYWVFRKRLSVEQMPKPSGLRSLRAFGE, encoded by the coding sequence GTGGGACTTCCGGAGATCTGGTTCCTGATCATCGCAGTGCTGTTCGTCGGGTACTTCGTCCTCGAGGGATTCGACTACGGCGTCGGCATGCTCATGCCCGTCCTCGGCCGCAGCCACACCGGCGGGGACGAGAAGGTGTCGCCCGACGAGCCGGCAGCCGACCCCGACACCCGGCGTCGTGTGCTGCTCAACACCATCGGACCGGTCTGGGACGGCAATGAGGTGTGGTTGATCACCGCCGGCGGCGCACTGTTCGCCGCTTTCGGCGGATGGTACGCAACCATGTTCTCCGCCTTCTACTTTCCGCTGTTCCTGATCCTGATCGGGTTGATCACCCGGGTCTGCGCGATCGAATGGCGCGGAAAGATCGACAACCCGCGGTGGCGGATGTGGTGCGACGTCGGTATCGGACTCGGATCGTGGATTCCGGCGATACTGTGGGGAGTCGCGTTCGCGAACGTGATCCGCGGCCTGCCCATCGATGCCGACGCCCAGTACACCGGTGGATTCTTCAACCTGCTCAACCCGTATGCGCTGCTGGGCGGTCTGACCACCCTGCTGGCCTTTCTGACCCACGGCGCGGTCTTCCTGTCCCTGAAGACCGGTGGCGTTCTGCGGGAGGACTCCATGCGGTACGCGTCGCGTCTGGCGATCCCGACGCTGGTCGTCGCGGCGTCGTTCCTGCTGTGGACCCAGTTCGCCTACGGCAGCACCTGGACCTGGATACCGGTCCTGATCGCGGCGGTGGCGGCCCTGGTGATGGTGGCGGCCACCCAGATGCGCAGAGAGGGAATGGCTTTCGCCGCCACCTCGATTGCCATCGCAGCCACCGTGGCGGCGCTGTTCGGGTCGTTGTTCCCCGAGGTGCTGCCCTCGACCACCGATCCGGCCTTCGACCTCACCATCGACAACACGTCGTCGAGCCATTACACACTCGTCGTGATGACCTGGGCCGCTGTCCTCGTCACCCCCGTGGTGATCGGATACCAGGCCTGGACCTACTGGGTGTTCCGCAAGCGACTGTCCGTCGAGCAGATGCCCAAGCCCTCGGGTCTGCGGTCGCTGCGGGCATTCGGCGAGTGA
- the cydD gene encoding thiol reductant ABC exporter subunit CydD, producing MDPRLLRYSPTTRRYVAVTAVFAVAEVIAIIVAAGMVASILSELIVFPGRRSFDAQWTHLVILTAAMGARAAMAYGHDRYAHRAAERAIAELRAEALDVLTDPRRTSPRTLSAIRDHAGTVLLRGLDALGPYLSGYLPALVTSAIVTPTVTVVIAFADWPSALIILITLPLIPLFMVLVGLMTRDRTTRKLETMSRLSAQLLDLIAGLPTLRALNRAGAPAARVAELGEAHRRSTMSSLRVAFLSGAVLELLATLCVALVAVGIGLRLVYGEMSLYAGVFALILAPEAYLPLRRVGMQFHNSTDGLTAAGQVFELMDASAGEAENAADRVTGTGARGISVAGEPISLLDLGVHGRDGWAPECLRATIEPGSLTVLSGPNGSGKSTALAAIMGLIAPDDGSVLIGSIPVAEADHETLHEQIAWLPQQPVIVPGTVGENVELFGALRRDAAERAAAASGFDAVVSELPRRLGTRLGAGGVGLSAGQRQRLALTRVLASPAPLLLLDEPTAHLDEASERDVLRALRDRARAGDTVVVVAHRGVAREYADRVIEFPEVLHAR from the coding sequence GTGGACCCGCGTCTGCTGCGGTATTCGCCGACGACCCGACGCTACGTCGCGGTCACCGCGGTGTTCGCGGTCGCCGAGGTGATCGCCATCATCGTCGCGGCGGGGATGGTGGCGTCGATCCTGTCGGAACTGATCGTCTTCCCCGGGCGGCGTTCCTTCGACGCGCAGTGGACCCACCTCGTGATCCTGACCGCGGCGATGGGTGCGCGGGCGGCGATGGCCTACGGCCACGACCGCTACGCACACCGGGCCGCCGAGCGGGCCATCGCCGAATTGCGGGCCGAGGCCCTCGACGTGCTCACCGATCCGCGCCGGACCTCGCCGCGGACGCTGTCGGCGATCCGCGACCACGCCGGAACGGTGCTGCTGCGGGGGCTGGATGCGTTGGGGCCGTACCTGTCCGGGTATCTGCCCGCCCTCGTCACGTCGGCGATCGTGACTCCGACGGTGACGGTGGTGATCGCCTTCGCCGACTGGCCGTCGGCACTCATCATCCTCATCACGTTGCCTCTGATCCCGCTCTTCATGGTTCTCGTCGGATTGATGACACGCGATCGCACCACGCGCAAACTCGAGACGATGAGCAGGCTCAGTGCGCAGCTTCTGGACCTGATCGCCGGTCTGCCGACGCTGCGCGCACTGAACCGGGCCGGGGCACCCGCGGCCCGGGTCGCCGAACTCGGTGAGGCGCACCGTCGCAGCACGATGAGTTCGCTGCGGGTGGCGTTCCTGTCCGGAGCCGTCCTCGAACTCCTGGCCACCCTGTGCGTCGCGCTGGTCGCGGTGGGCATCGGCCTGCGCCTGGTCTACGGCGAGATGTCGCTCTACGCCGGTGTTTTCGCGCTGATCCTGGCGCCCGAGGCCTATCTTCCGCTGCGTCGGGTCGGCATGCAGTTCCACAATTCGACCGACGGGCTCACCGCGGCGGGGCAGGTGTTCGAGCTGATGGACGCCTCGGCAGGCGAGGCGGAGAACGCCGCTGATCGGGTGACCGGGACGGGTGCGCGGGGCATCTCGGTTGCCGGGGAGCCGATCTCGTTGCTCGACCTCGGGGTGCACGGCCGCGACGGCTGGGCGCCGGAGTGCCTGCGCGCCACCATCGAACCGGGTTCGCTCACCGTGCTCAGCGGGCCCAACGGGTCGGGGAAGTCGACCGCGCTCGCCGCCATCATGGGGCTGATCGCACCCGACGACGGATCGGTGCTGATCGGGTCGATCCCGGTGGCCGAGGCCGACCACGAGACGCTTCACGAACAGATCGCCTGGTTGCCCCAGCAGCCCGTCATCGTCCCCGGGACGGTCGGGGAGAACGTGGAACTCTTCGGTGCGTTGCGTCGCGATGCGGCCGAACGTGCCGCGGCCGCCAGCGGATTCGACGCCGTCGTGTCCGAACTGCCCCGGCGACTCGGCACCCGACTGGGTGCCGGCGGGGTCGGCTTGTCCGCCGGACAGCGGCAGCGGCTCGCACTGACCCGGGTGCTCGCGTCGCCGGCCCCGTTGCTGCTGCTCGACGAACCGACCGCGCACCTCGACGAGGCGTCCGAACGCGACGTGCTCCGAGCGCTCCGGGACCGTGCCCGCGCAGGCGACACGGTCGTCGTGGTCGCCCATCGCGGCGTCGCGCGTGAATACGCCGACCGCGTCATCGAGTTCCCGGAGGTGCTCCATGCGCGATGA